Proteins found in one Muntiacus reevesi chromosome 2, mMunRee1.1, whole genome shotgun sequence genomic segment:
- the SERTAD3 gene encoding SERTA domain-containing protein 3 gives MVGGLKRKHSDLEEEEEDEKWDWSPAGLRSYQQALLRISLDKVQRSLGPRAPSLRRHVLIHNTLQQLQAALCLTPAPALPPEPLFLGEEDFSLSATIGSILRELETSMDETEPPQNPATPPSPQNEVFPQPDPVFLEALSSRYLGDSGLDDFFLDIDTSAVEKEPAMAPPEPPHNLFCAPGSWEWNELDHIMEIILGS, from the coding sequence ATGGTAGGAGGCTTGAAGAGGAAGCACTCAGatctggaggaggaagaagaggatgagaagTGGGATTGGAGTCCAGCAGGCCTGCGGAGCTACCAGCAAGCCCTGCTCCGCATCTCCCTAGACAAAGTCCAGAGAAGCCTGGGCCCCCGAGCACCCAGCCTTCGCAGGCACGTCCTCATCCACAACACCCTCCAGCAGCTCCAAGCAGCACTTTGCCTGACTCCTgcacctgccctgcccccagagcCCCTCTTCCTGGGCGAGGAGGACTTCTCGCTGTCGGCAACCATTGGCTCTATTCTCCGGGAACTGGAGACCTCCATGGATGAGACTGAGCCACCTCAGAATCCAGCAACTCCCCCAAGCCCCCAGAATGAAGTGTTTCCCCAGCCCGATCCAGTCTTTTTAGAAGCTCTGAGCTCCCGGTACCTGGGGGACTCAGGCCTGGATGACTTCTTCCTGGACATCGACACATCCGCAGTGGAAAAGGAGCCTGCAATGGCCCCACCAGAACCTCCTCACAACCTTTTCTGCGCCCCAGGGTCCTGGGAATGGAATGAACTAGATCACATCATGGAAATCATTCTGGGATCCTAA